In Rhododendron vialii isolate Sample 1 chromosome 9a, ASM3025357v1, the following are encoded in one genomic region:
- the LOC131300835 gene encoding lysine histidine transporter-like 6 has translation MVSAVAPPAPKEVPSEYSWDEKGPPREAKWWYSTFHTVTAMVGAGVLSLPYAMAYLGWGPGTIVMVLSWCITLNTMWQMIQLHECVPGVRFDHYYDLGRHAFGPKLGPWIVIPQQLIVQVGCDIVYMVTGGKCLKKFMEIACTNCTRIRQSYWICIFGSTHFFLSQLPNFNSVSGVSLAAAIMSLSYSTIAWVGSLTHGQVENVSYAYKKTSGADYIFRVFNALGQISFAYAGHAVVLEIQATVPSTPEKPSRVPMWKGAVWAYFINAICYFPVAFIGYWAFGQDVADNVLVALERPSWLIAAANLMVVIHVIGSYQVYAMPVFDMLETAMVKKLNFPPGIALRILVRSAYVAFTLFIGVTFPFFGDLLGFFGGFGFAPTSYFLPSIIWLVLKKPRRFSTSWFINWACIYIGLFIMLSSTIGGLRNIIADSSSYHFYT, from the exons ATGGTTTCAGCTGTTGCTCCACCAGCTCCTAAG GAAGTTCCATCGGAGTATTCATGGGACGAAAAGGGTCCTCCCCGCGAAGCCAAATGGTGGTACTCAACTTTTCACACTGTCACAGCCATGGTTGGAGCAGGCGTTCTCAGCTTGCCGTATGCCATGGCCTACTTGGGATG GGGTCCAGGGACAATAGTGATGGTCTTATCATGGTGCATCACCCTGAACACGATGTGGCAAATGATACAGCTCCATGAGTGTGTTCCAGGGGTTCGATTTGATCACTACTACGACCTCGGTCGCCATGCCTTCGGGCCAAAACTTGGGCCATGGATAGTGATACCACAGCAGCTAATTGTCCAAGTTGGTTGTGACATAGTGTACATGGTCACTGGAGGGAAGTGCCTCAAGAAGTTCATGGAGATAGCATGTACAAACTGCACCAGGATCAGGCAGTCCTACTGGATTTGCATCTTTGGGTCCACCCATTTCTTCCTGTCTCAGCTCCCAAATTTCAATTCTGTTTCTGGGGTTTCATTAGCTGCAGCAATTATGTCACTGAG CTATTCAACCATAGCCTGGGTTGGTTCCTTGACCCATGGGCAAGTTGAGAATGTGAGCTATGCATACAAGAAAACCAGTGGAGCCGATTACATTTTTCGTGTTTTTAACGCGTTGGGTCAGATTTCATTTGCCTATGCTGGGCATGCAGTTGTGCTGGAAATTCAGGCAACAGTTCCATCCACTCCAGAAAAGCCCTCCAGAGTACCAATGTGGAAAGGCGCTGTTTGGGCCTATTTTATCAATGCTATTTGCTATTTTCCGGTAGCTTTCATTGGATACTGGGCATTTGGGCAAGATGTTGCTGATAATGTACTTGTGGCACTGGAGAGACCTTCATGGCTCATTGCTGCTGCTAACTTAATGGTGGTCATCCATGTGATTGGCAGCTACCAG gTTTATGCAATGCCAGTGTTTGACATGCTGGAGACGGCAATGGTTAAGAAGTTGAACTTTCCCCCAGGAATTGCACTAAGAATTCTAGTTCGCTCTGCCTATGTTG CCTTCACGCTTTTCATTGGTGTCACCTTCCCTTTCTTCGGCGATCTTCTTGGTTTCTTTGGTGGATTTGGTTTCGCCCCAACTTCTTATTTC CTTCCCAGTATCATATGGCTGGTGCTTAAGAAACCAAGGAGATTCAGCACCTCTTGGTTCATCAACTGG GCGTGCATATACATCGGACTGTTCATTATGTTGTCGTCCACAATCGGGGGTTTGAGGAACATCATAGCTGATTCCTCTTCCTATCACTTCTACACATAA